ACAGGAGAATACGTTTCTTCAGGCATCACATCTTCCAATGTGGGAGCGAGCCTGCTCGCGAAGGCGGTCTCACGGTCAGGCGCAAACAGCGCAGCAATCGCCGTCGGATTGGACGGAAAATAAAAATGCACATACGAAGCCGTCATCCGCCCCTCGCGATAAACCGCTTCCGCCCCTCGCCCACCGTTAGGGCTCATGCCACGGGCAATAGGCGTCAGTTCGGTCGTAGTCAGCGAATGATGGTAAGTGTGGCCACGTAACGAACCTTCCGGCAGTTCGACCGCCTGCAAGGCCAGCGCGGCAAGGCGCTTCTGCATCACCGCGTCGCCACTGAGCAAACCAACCAACTCCGCGCGCGTGCCTTCGACATCGGTCAGCGAATCGAGCAGATAGAGCATGCCGCCGCACTCGGCCAGCAGCGGTTTGCCCGCTGCATGGTGCGCGCGAATCGCGTCCAGCATCGACGTGTTTTGCGCCAGCGCCACATGGTGCAACTCCGGGTAGCCGCCCGGCAGATACAAGCTGTCGGCCTCCGGCAATTCGGTATCACGGATCGGCGAGAAGAACCGCAGATCAGCACCCATCGCCCGCAACAGATCGAGGCTGGCGCCATAGGTAAAGGCAAAGGCTTCGTCCCTGGCCACGGCAATGCGAACACCGGCGAGCAGCGGTTCAGCAATAATCACCTCGGGCGCGGCAAACTCCACCGCCGGCGGCAGCGCGACTTCACAGCTCCCGGCCAGGGCGTCGGCCGCCGCATCGAGGCGCAGGTCCAGATCGTTCAATTCACTGGCCTGCACCAGGCCCAGGTGCCGACTCGGCAATTCGATCCCGGTTTCCCTGGACAAGGCACCGTACCAGCGCAGGCCTTCGGTCAGGCTGCCTTCGAGCAACTGGGCGTGGCGCAGGGTGCCGACGCGGTTGGCCAGCACGCCGGCAAACGGCAGGTCCGGTTGATAACGCGCCAGCCCCAGCGCGAGCGCGCCGAAAGTCTGGGCCATGGCCGTGCCGTCGATGACAGCCAGCACCGGTACACCGAAGTGCCGCGCCAGGTCAGCGCTGGACGGTGTGCCGTCGAACAGGCCCATGACGCCTTCGATCAGAATCAGGTCGGCATCACCCGCCGCTTCCCACAGCAAGCGACGGCTTTCCTGTTCGCCGACCATCCACATGTCCAGTTGATACACCGGCGCACCGCTGGCGCGCTCGAGGATCATCGGGTCGAGAAAGTCCGGACCGCATTTGAACACGCGCACCTTGCGCCCCTGATTGCGATGCAAGCGGGCCAAGGCGGCGGTGACGGTGGTCTTGCCCTGACCGGAGGCCGGCGCGGCAATCAATACCGCCGGGCAATGGCGAGGCTGGCTCACAGCTCGACGCCTTTCTGCGCCTTGATACCGGCCTGGAAGGCGTGCTTGATCATGCCCATCTCGGTGACGGTGTCGGCCAGTTCGATCATTTCCGGCTTGGCGCCGCGACCGGTGACCACCACATGCTGCATTGGCGGACGGGCCTGCAGATCGCTGAGCACCTGGTCGAGATCGAGGTAGCCGTGCTTGAGGGCGATGTTCAATTCGTCCAGCACCACCAGGCCGATGGCCGGGTCGCGCAGCAATTCCTGCGACACCGCCCAGGCCGCTTCGGCGGCGGCGATGTCACGCTGACGGTCCTGGGTTTCCCAGGTGAAGCCCTCGCCCATCACATGAAAACGCACCTGCTCGGGGAAGCGGCGGAAAAACAATTCCTCGCCGGTGCTGTTGCGGCCCTTGATGAATTGCACCACACCGCACTGCATGCCATGGCCCAGGGATCTTGCGAGCATGCCGAACGCCGAGCTGCTCTTGCCCTTGCCGTTGCCGGTCAGTACCAGCAGCAGGCCGCATTCGTTGGGGGAGTTGGCGATGCGTTCGTCGATCACGGCTTTTTTGCGCAGCATGCGCGCCAGGTGACGTTCGTCACGATCAGTGGATTCAGTCATGGGGAGCTCTCCGTTGAGGCGGGAATAACGGCGGGCAGGCACAAGAATAGATGGCAGGAAGCCTGGCATCGCCCACCGTGATGCCACTGGGATGGATCAGGCCGGTCTCCGGGCTCATGAGCGGCGCAAGCCTGACTGCGCGCCTTCCCATGTCATCGACACAGTGGCTCAAGACGCAGCCTTCACTCATTTACCGTTGCGGGGGCAGCGCCGGGATCGCAAGCCTCGATGCTTTGCATCGGCCACTCACCGGCTTCCCTGTTTCACTCTGTCGACCGGAGTCACAGAGCACCTGAAACAAGCCGCGAAGGTTAGAGGGTTGGGGGTGGAGCGTCAATTAAAGCCGGCCCCCTGCACCTGCAATCTGCTGGAACATCGACTGCTGCTCAATATTCTGACGTCAATCTTGTGCCACACTGTCAGCAGTGATATCAAAGCGCCATAACTCACACCACAATAAAAAGGTGAGCCCCATGCAAGGCATGATCATCAGCAACCCGAAGCTGGAATTCCTGCGCCCGGTGCTGGAGCGCTGGTTTGACTGTATCGATCGCTACAACGCCATACGCGGCGACAGCGAAACGCCCTACTGGCTGGACGAAAAAGCCAATCTCGGGTTGCTCAGCGCTGCCGCGTGGATGGCCGAGATCATCACCCTGGAACAATCGCCCACCCGCAAACAGATCGAGGAAGGCGAGCGCAATGGTCGCGCCGACATGTTCATCGCCACGCCTGAAGCCCGCGCGTGGCTGCAGGCCACGCAGCGCTGGCCTCGGGTCAATCAACTGAATCTGACCCAGCCGCTGCACGACATCACCAGCAGCGCCAAACGCATCAGCTACGCCAGCGATCTGAAGCTCGGCTGTCTGTTCGTGGCGCCGCAGAAGACCCAGCACAGCGCCACCCCGGAAGAATTGCAGGACATGGTCGACGACCTGCAAAAGGAGCACACCTGCGCCGTGGCCTGGTATTTCCCCTACGCCTATCGCAAGTTGCACAACGAAGCGGGCCACTATCACCCCGGCATCGCCATGCTGCTCAAGGAAGCGCGCGGCTGACCGGTTGAACCATCGCGCGCCTGCGCTTCTCTACTGATCAGGTCACTGCATTTATAGGGAAGATCAGCATGCGCAAGCTCCAGCTCGTTCTCGCCTTGGGTTTCGCCTGCGGGCTCGTCGCCTGCGGTGAAACCTCCAGCCTGCAAGTCTCCGACGGCACCGGCCCGACACCCAGGCTGCCGGAACCGAACAAGACCCTGTTTCCGACGATGAACATCGCCCCGGCCATCGGCTGGCCCCAAGGCGCCAAACCGGTTGCCGCCAGTGGCACCCAGGTCGCCGCCTTCGCCGATGGCCTCGATCACCCGCGCTGGCTCTACGTACTACCCAACGGCGACATCCTGGTCGCCGAAACCAACGCCCCGCCCAAACCCGACGACAACAAGGGCCTCAAGGGCTGGATCACCAAGAAAGTCATGAGCCGCGCCGGCGCCGGCACCCCGAGCCCGAACCGCATCACCTTGCTGCGCGACAGTGACCACGACGGCATCGCCGAAACCCGCACGGTGTTCCTGGAGAACCTCAATTCGCCCTTCGGCATGACACTGGTCGGCAATGACCTGTACGTCGCCGATACCGATCGCCTGTTGCGTTTTCACTATGAAAACGGCGACACCGTCATCAAGTCACCGCCGATCAAGGTGATCGATCTGCCGGGAGGCACGCTGAATCACCACTGGACGAAAAATGTCATCGCCAGCAAGGACGGCAGCAAGTTGTACGTGACCGTTGGTTCGAACAGCAATGTCGGCGAAAACGGTCTGGATAAGGAGGAAGGTCGTGCGGCGATCTGGGAAGTGGATCGCGCCACCGGCAAGCACCGGATCTTCGCTTCCGGCATCCGCAACCCCAACGGCCTGGCCTG
This genomic interval from Pseudomonas putida contains the following:
- a CDS encoding PQQ-dependent sugar dehydrogenase, with the protein product MRKLQLVLALGFACGLVACGETSSLQVSDGTGPTPRLPEPNKTLFPTMNIAPAIGWPQGAKPVAASGTQVAAFADGLDHPRWLYVLPNGDILVAETNAPPKPDDNKGLKGWITKKVMSRAGAGTPSPNRITLLRDSDHDGIAETRTVFLENLNSPFGMTLVGNDLYVADTDRLLRFHYENGDTVIKSPPIKVIDLPGGTLNHHWTKNVIASKDGSKLYVTVGSNSNVGENGLDKEEGRAAIWEVDRATGKHRIFASGIRNPNGLAWEPSSGALWTAVNERDEIGSDLVPDYITSVKDGGFYGWPYSYYGQHVDVRVEPQNPQLVAKAIAPDYAVGPHTASLGLSFAEGNRLPAQFKEGAFVGQHGSWNRKPHSGYKVIFVPFSAGKPVGPPVDVLSGFLNDKEEAMGRPVGVVIDQQGDLLVADDVGNKVWRVSATK
- a CDS encoding cobyrinate a,c-diamide synthase, which encodes MSQPRHCPAVLIAAPASGQGKTTVTAALARLHRNQGRKVRVFKCGPDFLDPMILERASGAPVYQLDMWMVGEQESRRLLWEAAGDADLILIEGVMGLFDGTPSSADLARHFGVPVLAVIDGTAMAQTFGALALGLARYQPDLPFAGVLANRVGTLRHAQLLEGSLTEGLRWYGALSRETGIELPSRHLGLVQASELNDLDLRLDAAADALAGSCEVALPPAVEFAAPEVIIAEPLLAGVRIAVARDEAFAFTYGASLDLLRAMGADLRFFSPIRDTELPEADSLYLPGGYPELHHVALAQNTSMLDAIRAHHAAGKPLLAECGGMLYLLDSLTDVEGTRAELVGLLSGDAVMQKRLAALALQAVELPEGSLRGHTYHHSLTTTELTPIARGMSPNGGRGAEAVYREGRMTASYVHFYFPSNPTAIAALFAPDRETAFASRLAPTLEDVMPEETYSPVGASLLAKRP
- the cobO gene encoding cob(I)yrinic acid a,c-diamide adenosyltransferase — protein: MTESTDRDERHLARMLRKKAVIDERIANSPNECGLLLVLTGNGKGKSSSAFGMLARSLGHGMQCGVVQFIKGRNSTGEELFFRRFPEQVRFHVMGEGFTWETQDRQRDIAAAEAAWAVSQELLRDPAIGLVVLDELNIALKHGYLDLDQVLSDLQARPPMQHVVVTGRGAKPEMIELADTVTEMGMIKHAFQAGIKAQKGVEL